A DNA window from Xanthomonas campestris pv. campestris str. ATCC 33913 contains the following coding sequences:
- the atpE gene encoding F0F1 ATP synthase subunit C: MYLAVLTNLAQVQSSTVLAVGIMIGLAALGAGLGLAIMAGKFLESAARQPELIPVLQVRMFITAGLIDAAFIISVAVGLLFAFANPLAQVFIERLSQAAG; this comes from the coding sequence ATGTACCTCGCCGTCCTGACCAACCTCGCCCAAGTCCAGAGCTCCACCGTCCTCGCCGTCGGCATCATGATCGGCCTGGCCGCGCTTGGTGCCGGCCTCGGTCTGGCCATCATGGCTGGCAAGTTCCTGGAATCTGCCGCTCGCCAGCCGGAACTGATCCCGGTGCTGCAGGTCCGCATGTTCATCACCGCCGGTTTGATCGACGCCGCGTTCATCATCAGCGTCGCTGTCGGCCTGCTGTTCGCCTTTGCCAACCCGCTGGCCCAGGTGTTCATCGAGCGTCTGTCGCAGGCTGCCGGCTGA
- the aceF gene encoding dihydrolipoyllysine-residue acetyltransferase — MAEIKEALVPDIGDYSDVPVIEVLVSVGDTVSKDQSLVTLESDKATMEVPSSVAGVVKEIKVKVGDSLSQGALVALIEVADADAGAETAAAPAPAAAPAKAAPAAAPAPAAKAAPAAASDGGQVEARVPDIGDYSGVPVIEVLVAVGDTVAKDQSLVTLESDKATMEVPSSVAGVIKELKVKVGDSLSQGDLVAIIAASDGGAGAAQSPAKPTTDTAETAGKVEPVAVPAEPDKLAQREIAQVQSARSTAASQPAQAAPGTPSSPPVTFDADSVLPSKVPYASPVVRVFARELGVDLNQIKGSEKGGRITREDVQRFVKAALSGGAPAAAGAAPAGGGNGLNLLAWPKVDFSKFGETETQPLSRIKKISGANLARNWAMIPHVTQFESADITDLEALRVALNKENEKAGIKLTMLAFLIKASAAALKKFPEFNASLDAAGENLTLKKYINIGFAADTPNGLVVPVIRDVDKKGVLQIAQESGELAKKARDGKLGPADMSGGCFSISSLGGIGGTAFTPIINAPEVAILGVSKSAMQPVWNGKDFAPKLMLPLSLSYDHRVIDGALAARFTTYLSQVLADMRRVLL, encoded by the coding sequence ATGGCCGAAATCAAGGAAGCACTTGTCCCCGATATCGGTGACTACAGCGATGTCCCGGTGATCGAAGTGCTGGTGTCGGTCGGCGATACGGTCAGCAAGGACCAGAGCCTGGTCACGCTGGAATCGGACAAGGCCACGATGGAAGTCCCCTCGTCGGTGGCCGGCGTGGTCAAGGAGATCAAGGTCAAGGTCGGTGACAGCCTGTCGCAGGGCGCGCTGGTCGCGCTGATCGAAGTAGCCGATGCCGATGCCGGTGCCGAGACGGCTGCGGCGCCAGCGCCTGCCGCTGCGCCCGCCAAGGCCGCACCTGCTGCCGCTCCTGCGCCGGCTGCCAAGGCCGCGCCTGCCGCAGCGTCCGACGGCGGTCAGGTCGAGGCCCGTGTGCCGGACATCGGCGACTACAGCGGCGTGCCGGTGATCGAAGTGCTGGTGGCGGTGGGCGACACCGTCGCCAAGGACCAGAGCCTGGTCACGCTGGAATCGGACAAGGCCACGATGGAAGTGCCCTCGTCTGTGGCCGGCGTGATCAAGGAGCTCAAGGTCAAGGTCGGCGACAGCCTGTCGCAGGGCGATCTGGTGGCGATCATCGCTGCCAGCGATGGCGGCGCCGGTGCGGCGCAGTCCCCGGCCAAGCCCACCACCGACACCGCTGAAACCGCCGGCAAGGTCGAGCCGGTGGCCGTCCCGGCCGAGCCGGACAAGCTGGCCCAGCGCGAGATCGCGCAGGTGCAGTCGGCACGGTCCACCGCGGCATCGCAGCCGGCCCAGGCAGCGCCCGGCACCCCGAGCAGCCCGCCGGTGACCTTCGATGCCGACAGCGTGCTGCCGTCCAAGGTGCCGTATGCCAGCCCGGTGGTGCGCGTGTTCGCGCGCGAGCTCGGCGTGGATCTGAACCAGATCAAGGGCAGCGAGAAGGGCGGCCGGATCACCCGTGAAGACGTGCAGCGCTTCGTCAAGGCCGCACTCAGCGGCGGCGCGCCGGCCGCAGCCGGTGCCGCACCGGCCGGTGGTGGCAACGGCCTGAACCTGCTGGCCTGGCCGAAGGTGGACTTCAGCAAGTTCGGCGAAACCGAAACCCAGCCGCTGTCGCGCATCAAGAAGATTTCCGGTGCGAACCTGGCGCGCAACTGGGCCATGATCCCGCACGTCACCCAGTTCGAATCGGCCGACATCACCGACCTGGAAGCCCTGCGCGTGGCGCTGAACAAGGAAAACGAAAAGGCCGGCATCAAGCTGACCATGCTCGCCTTCCTCATCAAGGCCAGTGCCGCGGCGCTGAAGAAGTTCCCCGAGTTCAACGCCTCGCTCGACGCGGCCGGCGAAAACCTCACGCTGAAGAAGTACATCAACATCGGCTTTGCCGCTGACACCCCGAACGGCTTGGTCGTGCCGGTGATCCGCGACGTCGACAAGAAGGGCGTGCTGCAGATCGCGCAGGAAAGTGGCGAGCTGGCCAAGAAGGCACGCGACGGCAAGCTGGGCCCGGCCGACATGAGCGGCGGCTGCTTCTCGATCAGCTCGCTCGGTGGCATTGGCGGCACCGCGTTCACGCCGATCATCAATGCACCGGAAGTGGCGATCCTGGGCGTGTCCAAGTCGGCGATGCAGCCGGTCTGGAACGGCAAGGACTTCGCACCGAAGCTGATGCTGCCATTGTCGTTGAGCTACGACCACCGCGTCATCGACGGCGCGCTGGCCGCGCGCTTCACCACCTATCTCAGCCAGGTGCTCGCCGACATGCGACGCGTCCTGCTGTGA
- a CDS encoding YggN family protein has product MAITYRTTFAIALGACLAAAGGVASADELHCEVNMDYDLTLNPRSLILIRDSGTPQRLVMRQGALFVDDRWVTLSDDDRNRLVQFEQQTRAVLPLAQEVGREAADIAITALGEVAAGFSRDPSATRTQLASVRDKVDLRLKQSFGKSQLTPVDIDDEIGTLVAEMLPQLIGDVVASTVQAAMTGNGAQLRSLDGLEQRIERLVEPQARALRPRAQQLCTRMEALDALDNALAYRLPSGAPLQLLQVDRRPAK; this is encoded by the coding sequence ATGGCAATCACGTACCGGACCACGTTCGCCATTGCACTGGGCGCCTGCCTGGCCGCAGCTGGTGGTGTGGCCAGCGCCGATGAGCTGCATTGCGAGGTCAACATGGACTACGACCTCACGCTCAATCCGCGCAGCCTGATCCTGATCCGCGACAGCGGCACGCCGCAGCGGCTGGTCATGCGCCAGGGCGCGCTGTTCGTCGACGACCGCTGGGTGACGTTGAGCGACGACGATCGCAACCGTCTGGTCCAGTTCGAGCAGCAGACCCGCGCCGTGCTGCCGCTGGCGCAGGAGGTCGGGCGCGAGGCGGCCGATATCGCCATTACCGCGCTCGGCGAAGTGGCGGCCGGCTTCAGCCGGGATCCGTCGGCCACCCGGACGCAGCTGGCCAGCGTGCGCGACAAGGTCGACCTGCGCCTGAAGCAGAGCTTCGGCAAAAGCCAGCTGACGCCGGTGGATATCGACGATGAAATCGGCACGCTGGTGGCGGAGATGCTGCCGCAACTGATCGGCGATGTCGTGGCCAGCACCGTGCAGGCGGCGATGACCGGCAACGGCGCGCAGCTGCGCTCGCTCGACGGCCTGGAGCAGCGCATCGAGCGGCTGGTCGAGCCGCAGGCGCGCGCGCTGCGGCCGCGTGCGCAGCAGTTGTGCACGCGGATGGAGGCGCTGGACGCATTGGACAATGCGCTGGCGTATCGTCTGCCGTCAGGCGCGCCGTTGCAGCTGTTGCAGGTGGATCGACGCCCTGCCAAGTAA
- a CDS encoding F0F1 ATP synthase subunit B: MDITLTIFAQALAFAGLIWIVATKIWPPLLKAIEERQQKIAEGLAAADRSQKDLAQAQEKVNEALKDARTKANEIIDQAHARANQIIEAAKLEAIAEANRQKDLAQAEIDASATRAREELRRQVSSLAVSGAEKLLKREIDATAHKALLDELAAEI, translated from the coding sequence ATGGACATCACCCTTACCATCTTTGCCCAGGCGCTGGCCTTCGCCGGTCTGATCTGGATCGTCGCGACCAAAATCTGGCCGCCGCTGTTGAAGGCGATCGAAGAGCGTCAGCAAAAGATTGCTGAAGGTCTGGCTGCGGCCGACCGGAGCCAGAAGGATCTGGCGCAGGCGCAGGAGAAGGTCAACGAGGCGCTGAAGGACGCACGCACCAAGGCCAACGAGATCATCGACCAGGCCCACGCGCGCGCCAATCAGATCATCGAAGCGGCCAAGCTCGAAGCGATTGCCGAAGCCAACCGTCAGAAGGATCTGGCCCAGGCCGAAATCGACGCATCGGCCACCCGTGCCCGCGAAGAACTGCGCCGTCAGGTGTCGTCGCTGGCTGTCAGCGGTGCCGAAAAGCTGCTCAAGCGCGAAATCGATGCCACTGCCCACAAGGCACTGCTCGACGAACTGGCAGCGGAGATCTGA
- the lpdA gene encoding dihydrolipoyl dehydrogenase: MAVIEIKVPDIGDYSDVPVIEVLVAVGDSVVKDQGLVTLESDKATLEVPSSAAGVVKELKVKIGDNLSEGAVVLLLETEGEAAAAPAAPKAETKAETKAAAPAAAPAAAAPGSKPPVTPSHRAPAEPAASKPALASGKAADIECKMVVLGAGPGGYTAAFRAADLGLDTVLIERYASLGGVCLNVGCIPSKALLHAAAVIDEVAHAGDFGVDFGQPKITLDKLREYKEKVVGKLTGGLASMAKQRKVRTVTGVASFVSPNELEIVGDDGKTQLLRFEHCIIAAGSQAVKLPNFPWDDKRVMDSTDALELHDIPKTLLVVGGGIIGLEMATVYSALGSKVTVVEFMDQLMPGADKDLVKPLADRLKKQGVEVHLKTKATDVSADAKGITVSFEAATEGEKPGLQATAFDRVLVAVGRSPNGKKIGADKAGVTVTERGFIPVDRQMRTNVPHIFAIGDIVGNPMLAHKATHEGKLAAEVAAGEKKEWVARVIPSVAYTNPEIAWVGVTETEAKAKGLKVGVAKFPWAASGRAIGIGRTEGFTKLIFDEETHRIIGGAIVGVHAGDLLAEIGLAIEMGAEAEDIGHTIHAHPTLSESVGMAAEVYDGTITDLYIPKKK, encoded by the coding sequence ATGGCGGTCATTGAAATCAAGGTTCCGGACATCGGCGATTACAGCGATGTCCCCGTCATCGAAGTGCTGGTCGCCGTTGGCGACAGCGTGGTCAAGGACCAGGGCCTGGTGACGCTGGAGTCGGACAAGGCCACGCTGGAAGTGCCGTCCTCGGCCGCCGGTGTGGTGAAGGAACTCAAGGTCAAGATTGGCGACAACCTGTCCGAAGGGGCAGTGGTGTTGCTGCTGGAGACCGAAGGCGAGGCCGCTGCCGCACCCGCCGCGCCGAAGGCCGAGACCAAGGCCGAGACCAAGGCCGCTGCGCCTGCTGCGGCCCCCGCGGCCGCCGCACCCGGCAGCAAGCCGCCGGTGACCCCGTCGCACCGCGCCCCGGCCGAACCGGCCGCGTCCAAGCCGGCGCTGGCCAGCGGCAAGGCCGCCGATATCGAATGCAAGATGGTGGTGCTTGGCGCCGGCCCTGGCGGCTACACCGCCGCGTTCCGCGCTGCCGACCTGGGCCTGGACACGGTGCTGATCGAGCGCTACGCCAGCCTGGGCGGCGTCTGCCTCAACGTCGGCTGCATCCCGTCCAAGGCGCTGCTGCACGCCGCCGCGGTGATCGATGAAGTGGCCCACGCCGGCGACTTCGGCGTGGACTTCGGCCAGCCCAAGATCACCCTGGACAAGCTGCGCGAGTACAAGGAAAAAGTGGTCGGCAAGCTCACCGGCGGCCTGGCCAGCATGGCCAAGCAGCGCAAGGTGCGCACCGTCACCGGCGTGGCCAGCTTCGTCTCGCCCAACGAGCTGGAGATCGTCGGCGACGACGGCAAGACCCAGTTGCTGCGCTTCGAGCACTGCATCATTGCCGCCGGTTCGCAGGCGGTGAAGCTGCCGAACTTCCCGTGGGACGACAAGCGCGTGATGGACTCCACCGACGCGCTGGAACTGCACGACATCCCCAAGACCCTGCTCGTGGTCGGCGGCGGCATCATCGGCCTGGAAATGGCCACGGTGTACAGCGCGCTGGGCAGCAAGGTCACCGTGGTCGAGTTCATGGATCAGCTGATGCCGGGCGCCGACAAGGACCTGGTCAAGCCACTGGCCGACCGCCTGAAGAAGCAGGGCGTCGAGGTCCATCTCAAGACCAAGGCCACCGACGTCAGCGCCGATGCCAAGGGCATCACGGTGTCGTTCGAAGCGGCCACCGAAGGCGAAAAGCCTGGCCTGCAGGCCACCGCCTTCGATCGGGTGCTGGTCGCGGTGGGTCGCTCGCCCAACGGCAAGAAGATCGGCGCTGACAAGGCCGGCGTCACCGTCACCGAACGCGGCTTTATCCCGGTGGACCGGCAGATGCGCACCAACGTGCCGCACATCTTCGCCATCGGCGACATCGTCGGTAACCCGATGCTGGCGCACAAGGCCACCCACGAGGGCAAGTTGGCCGCCGAAGTGGCCGCCGGCGAGAAGAAGGAATGGGTGGCGCGGGTGATTCCGTCGGTTGCCTATACCAATCCGGAAATCGCCTGGGTGGGCGTCACCGAAACCGAGGCCAAGGCCAAGGGCTTGAAGGTGGGCGTGGCCAAGTTCCCGTGGGCCGCCAGCGGCCGTGCGATCGGCATCGGCCGCACCGAAGGCTTCACCAAGCTGATCTTCGACGAAGAGACTCACCGCATCATTGGTGGTGCGATCGTCGGCGTGCATGCCGGTGATCTGCTGGCCGAAATCGGCCTGGCCATCGAGATGGGCGCCGAAGCCGAAGACATCGGCCACACCATCCATGCGCACCCGACCCTGAGCGAGTCGGTCGGCATGGCGGCCGAGGTGTACGACGGCACCATCACCGATCTGTACATTCCCAAGAAGAAGTAA
- a CDS encoding F0F1 ATP synthase subunit delta gives MSQALTLARPYARAAFAIAREGGKFAPWSDALAFSAQVAGDPRVAALLLNPALHQDQAVTLLAPPAAEADYQRFLGLLADAQRLALLPEIAGLYEQLRAEAEHVVKATVTSATDMSPAELATITAALKKRFGREVDVTTAVDASLIGGAVIDTGEMVIDGSLKGKLARLQNSLAH, from the coding sequence ATGAGCCAGGCCCTCACACTTGCCCGTCCCTACGCCCGTGCCGCATTCGCGATTGCGCGTGAGGGCGGCAAGTTCGCGCCCTGGTCCGATGCACTTGCGTTCTCGGCGCAGGTCGCCGGCGATCCGCGCGTGGCTGCGCTGTTGCTGAATCCGGCGCTGCACCAGGATCAGGCGGTGACGCTGCTGGCGCCGCCGGCTGCCGAAGCGGACTATCAGCGTTTTCTCGGCCTGTTGGCCGATGCACAACGGCTGGCCCTGCTGCCGGAAATTGCAGGGTTGTACGAGCAGTTGCGTGCCGAAGCCGAGCACGTCGTGAAAGCGACGGTGACCTCGGCCACCGACATGAGCCCGGCCGAGCTGGCCACGATCACTGCCGCGTTGAAGAAGCGCTTCGGGCGCGAGGTGGATGTCACCACCGCGGTGGACGCTTCGCTGATCGGCGGCGCGGTGATCGACACCGGCGAGATGGTCATCGACGGCTCGCTGAAGGGCAAGCTTGCGCGCCTGCAGAACTCGCTCGCCCACTGA
- the atpA gene encoding F0F1 ATP synthase subunit alpha — protein MATTLNPSEISDLIKTRIEAVKLSAESRNEGSVTSVSDGIVRIFGLADVMQGEMIELPNNTFALALNLERDSVGAVVLGDYENLREGDVAKTTGRILEVPVGPELLGRVVNALGEPIDGKGPLGATQTAPVERVAPGVIWRKSVDQPVQTGYKSVDAMIPIGRGQRELVIGDRQTGKTALAIDAVINQKGTGIKCVYVAIGQKASTVANIVRKLEENGALAHTVVVAATASESAAMQYISPYAGCTMGEYFMDRGEDALIVYDDLSKQAVAYRQISLLLKRPPGREAYPGDVFYLHSRLLERAARVSEEYVEKFTNGAVTGKTGSLTALPIIETQAGDVSAFVPTNVISITDGQIFLETDLFNAGIRPAVNAGISVSRVGGAAQTKIIKKLSGGIRISLAQYRELAAFAQFASDLDEATRKQLERGQRVTELMKQKQYAPMSIANQALSIYAVNEGYLDEVPVNKLLAFEEGLHAHFANTQGELVSKINTTGGWDNDIEAAFKKGIEEFKTTGSW, from the coding sequence ATGGCAACCACGCTCAACCCCTCCGAAATCAGCGACCTGATCAAGACCCGCATCGAGGCGGTCAAGCTGTCCGCCGAGTCGCGCAACGAAGGCTCCGTGACCAGCGTGTCCGACGGCATCGTGCGCATCTTCGGCCTGGCCGACGTGATGCAGGGCGAAATGATCGAACTGCCGAACAACACCTTCGCCCTGGCGCTGAACCTGGAGCGCGATTCGGTCGGCGCGGTGGTGCTGGGCGATTACGAGAACCTGCGCGAAGGCGACGTGGCCAAGACCACCGGCCGCATCCTGGAAGTGCCGGTCGGCCCTGAGCTGCTGGGCCGCGTGGTCAACGCACTGGGCGAGCCGATCGACGGCAAGGGCCCGCTGGGCGCCACCCAGACCGCACCGGTGGAGCGTGTGGCCCCGGGCGTGATCTGGCGCAAGTCGGTCGACCAGCCGGTGCAGACCGGTTACAAGTCGGTCGATGCGATGATCCCGATCGGCCGTGGCCAGCGCGAGCTGGTGATCGGCGACCGCCAGACCGGCAAGACCGCGCTGGCGATCGATGCGGTGATCAACCAGAAGGGCACCGGCATCAAGTGCGTGTACGTGGCGATCGGCCAGAAGGCCTCGACCGTTGCCAACATCGTGCGCAAGCTCGAAGAAAACGGCGCGCTGGCGCACACCGTGGTGGTGGCTGCGACCGCGTCCGAATCGGCCGCGATGCAGTACATCAGCCCCTACGCTGGCTGCACCATGGGCGAATACTTCATGGACCGCGGCGAAGACGCGCTGATCGTGTACGACGATCTGTCCAAGCAGGCCGTGGCCTACCGCCAGATCTCGCTGCTGCTCAAGCGCCCGCCGGGTCGCGAAGCCTATCCGGGCGACGTGTTCTATCTGCATAGCCGTCTGCTCGAGCGCGCTGCGCGCGTGTCCGAGGAGTACGTGGAGAAGTTCACCAACGGTGCGGTGACCGGCAAGACCGGTTCGCTGACCGCGCTGCCGATCATCGAGACGCAGGCCGGTGACGTGTCCGCGTTCGTGCCGACCAACGTGATCTCGATCACCGACGGCCAGATCTTCCTGGAAACCGACCTGTTCAACGCCGGTATCCGTCCGGCCGTGAACGCCGGTATCTCGGTGTCGCGCGTCGGTGGTGCGGCCCAGACCAAGATCATCAAGAAGCTGTCCGGCGGCATCCGTATCTCGCTGGCGCAGTACCGTGAGCTGGCGGCGTTCGCGCAGTTCGCCTCGGATCTGGACGAAGCCACCCGCAAGCAGCTCGAGCGCGGTCAGCGCGTCACCGAGCTGATGAAGCAGAAGCAGTACGCGCCGATGTCCATCGCCAACCAGGCGCTGTCGATCTATGCCGTCAACGAGGGCTACCTCGATGAAGTGCCGGTCAACAAGCTGCTGGCGTTCGAAGAAGGCCTGCACGCGCACTTCGCCAACACCCAGGGTGAGCTGGTCTCCAAGATCAACACCACCGGCGGTTGGGACAACGACATCGAAGCCGCGTTCAAGAAGGGCATCGAAGAGTTCAAGACCACGGGCAGCTGGTAA
- a CDS encoding OmpW/AlkL family protein: MRSISILSLAAVSALAIAPSAFAQEATYTGDTSSTAMSSSSDTASGKHWAVVGGVALIKPKNDPAPGLDVDGGPAPTLSASYYINDNWAVELWGAADKFNHRVNADGVGKVGTVEQQPIAISGQYHFGQADNVFRPFVGVGYYESNFSNEKIDAASTTGQHVGVDTAKGVIGTVGVDMNINSTWFARADARYMRSRPELRVGGAGTGSELELDPWTVGFGVGARF; the protein is encoded by the coding sequence ATGCGTTCCATTTCCATCCTGAGCCTGGCTGCTGTATCCGCACTTGCGATTGCACCGTCCGCGTTCGCGCAGGAGGCCACCTACACCGGTGACACCTCTTCGACCGCCATGTCCAGCAGCAGCGACACCGCATCCGGCAAGCATTGGGCCGTAGTCGGCGGCGTTGCGCTGATCAAGCCGAAGAACGACCCGGCTCCTGGCCTGGACGTCGACGGTGGCCCGGCGCCGACCCTGAGCGCCAGCTACTACATCAATGACAACTGGGCCGTCGAACTGTGGGGCGCAGCCGACAAGTTCAACCACCGCGTCAACGCCGATGGCGTGGGCAAGGTGGGCACTGTCGAGCAGCAGCCGATCGCCATCAGCGGCCAGTACCACTTCGGCCAGGCCGACAACGTGTTCCGTCCGTTCGTGGGCGTGGGCTACTACGAGTCGAACTTCAGCAACGAGAAGATCGACGCAGCCTCCACCACCGGTCAGCACGTGGGCGTGGATACCGCCAAGGGCGTGATCGGCACCGTGGGCGTGGACATGAACATCAACTCCACCTGGTTCGCACGCGCCGACGCCCGTTACATGCGTTCGCGTCCCGAACTGCGTGTGGGTGGTGCCGGTACCGGCAGCGAGCTGGAACTGGATCCGTGGACCGTCGGCTTCGGCGTCGGCGCTCGCTTCTAA
- a CDS encoding metal-dependent hydrolase family protein: protein MVKVRMSALLVAAGCACTSLSAHAQTTVITAARLLDVQAGRYVERPQIDVVAGRITRVGRQGDPLPPQAQRIDLGERTLLPGLIDMHVHLTVDPTLGGYKGLEYTDNFWTVVGVANAAKTLRAGFTTVRNVGSLNYDDVALKQAIERGTVPGPRIVPATYGIGATGGHCDATEFPPSVRVTGPGVADGPDAIRAAVRTLRKYGAEVIKFCGTGGVLSKTDSVGGQQYSLEEMRALVDEAHRLGLKVAVHAHGTAGINDAIRAGADTIEHASLADAESFKLAKAHGTWFSMDIYNDDYILAEGEKNGLFAESLEKERQIGRKQRETFRAAHVAGVRLVFGSDAGVYPNGDNARQFAKMVEWGMTPLEAIRAATVDAADALGRSADVGAIAPGRYADLIAVSGDPLQDVSVLMQVESVIKGGERVAD, encoded by the coding sequence ATGGTCAAGGTAAGGATGTCGGCGTTGCTGGTCGCCGCAGGGTGCGCGTGCACATCGCTGAGCGCGCACGCCCAGACCACCGTCATCACCGCCGCCCGCCTGCTGGATGTGCAGGCAGGACGCTATGTGGAGCGCCCGCAGATCGACGTCGTCGCCGGCCGTATCACGCGTGTCGGTCGCCAGGGCGACCCGCTGCCACCACAGGCGCAGCGCATCGACCTGGGCGAGCGCACGCTGTTGCCCGGGCTGATCGACATGCATGTGCATCTCACCGTGGATCCCACATTGGGCGGCTACAAGGGCCTGGAATACACCGACAATTTCTGGACCGTGGTGGGCGTGGCCAATGCCGCCAAGACGCTCCGCGCAGGGTTCACCACGGTGCGTAATGTTGGTTCGCTCAACTACGACGATGTCGCGCTCAAGCAGGCGATCGAGCGCGGCACCGTGCCGGGGCCGCGTATCGTGCCGGCGACCTACGGCATCGGCGCGACCGGAGGGCACTGCGATGCCACCGAGTTCCCGCCATCGGTGCGCGTCACCGGCCCCGGTGTGGCCGATGGCCCGGATGCGATCCGCGCGGCGGTACGCACGCTGCGCAAATACGGCGCCGAAGTGATCAAGTTCTGCGGCACCGGCGGCGTGCTGTCCAAGACCGACAGCGTTGGCGGGCAGCAATACAGCCTGGAGGAAATGCGCGCGCTGGTGGACGAGGCGCATCGCCTGGGCTTGAAGGTCGCCGTGCATGCGCACGGCACCGCCGGCATCAACGATGCGATCCGTGCCGGCGCCGACACCATCGAGCACGCCAGCCTGGCCGATGCCGAATCCTTCAAGCTGGCCAAGGCGCACGGCACCTGGTTTTCGATGGACATCTACAACGACGACTACATCCTGGCCGAGGGCGAAAAGAACGGTTTGTTTGCCGAGTCGCTGGAGAAGGAGCGCCAGATCGGGCGCAAGCAACGCGAGACCTTTCGCGCCGCACATGTGGCGGGCGTGCGGCTGGTGTTCGGTAGCGATGCCGGCGTGTATCCCAACGGCGACAACGCGCGCCAGTTCGCCAAGATGGTGGAGTGGGGCATGACCCCGCTGGAGGCGATTCGCGCCGCCACCGTAGACGCCGCCGATGCATTGGGGCGCAGTGCCGACGTCGGCGCCATCGCGCCGGGGCGCTATGCCGATCTGATCGCGGTGAGCGGCGATCCGCTGCAGGACGTGAGCGTGCTGATGCAGGTGGAGAGCGTGATCAAGGGCGGCGAACGCGTCGCCGATTGA
- the atpB gene encoding F0F1 ATP synthase subunit A, with translation MAGEAATPTSYIQHHLQNLVYPVRDGGGTFWTIHVDTLVMAVLMGLVMVFAFWMATRNATAGVPGKWQAFVEICLEFVDRQAKDTYHGTSKLVTPIAITIFFWILLMNLIKMIPADFIAIPLGWAGIHAWKPVPTADVNATLGMSISVFFLMIVFSLRSKGVGGMTKEFLTAPFGKWMMPFNLLLNIVEWLSKPISLAMRLFGNMFGGEIVFLLIWVLGGAGIAGMVAGGVFGLGWMLFHLLVIPLQAFIFMMLSIVYLSLAEDSH, from the coding sequence ATGGCGGGCGAGGCAGCAACACCTACCTCCTATATCCAGCACCACCTGCAGAACCTGGTTTATCCGGTGCGGGATGGCGGCGGCACGTTCTGGACCATCCACGTCGACACCCTGGTCATGGCCGTGTTGATGGGCCTGGTGATGGTCTTCGCATTCTGGATGGCCACGCGCAATGCCACTGCCGGCGTGCCGGGCAAATGGCAGGCGTTTGTCGAGATCTGCCTGGAATTTGTCGATCGCCAGGCCAAGGACACCTATCACGGCACCAGCAAGCTGGTGACTCCGATCGCGATCACGATCTTCTTCTGGATCCTGTTGATGAATCTCATCAAGATGATCCCGGCCGACTTCATCGCCATCCCGCTGGGCTGGGCTGGCATCCACGCCTGGAAGCCGGTCCCCACCGCCGACGTCAATGCCACCTTGGGCATGTCGATCAGCGTGTTCTTCCTGATGATCGTCTTCTCGCTGCGCTCCAAGGGCGTTGGCGGCATGACCAAGGAATTCCTCACGGCGCCGTTCGGCAAGTGGATGATGCCGTTCAACCTGCTCCTGAACATCGTCGAGTGGCTGAGCAAGCCGATTTCGCTGGCGATGCGACTGTTCGGCAACATGTTCGGCGGCGAGATCGTCTTCCTGCTGATCTGGGTGCTGGGCGGTGCGGGCATCGCCGGCATGGTTGCCGGCGGCGTATTCGGCCTCGGCTGGATGCTGTTCCACCTGTTGGTGATTCCGCTACAGGCCTTCATTTTCATGATGCTGTCGATCGTGTACCTGAGCCTTGCGGAAGACAGTCACTGA
- a CDS encoding DNA-deoxyinosine glycosylase, with translation MQTPLLRGLPAEIAADCRVLVLGSMPGSASLHAHAYYAHPRNRFWPVMQQLLGIDADAPYDARLQQLAERGVGLWDVIGECARRGSLDAAIVPGSIVVNPLPERLATLPQLRLVVCNGSAAAQAWRRHVQPALSPPLTRLPVQAVPSTSPANAAWSLPRLCAAWQPVRDALR, from the coding sequence ATGCAAACACCGCTGTTGCGTGGATTGCCCGCAGAAATTGCGGCGGATTGCCGTGTACTGGTGCTGGGATCGATGCCCGGCAGCGCTTCATTGCATGCGCATGCCTACTATGCACATCCACGCAATCGCTTCTGGCCGGTGATGCAGCAATTGCTCGGCATCGATGCAGACGCGCCGTATGACGCACGCCTGCAGCAACTGGCCGAGCGCGGCGTCGGGCTCTGGGATGTAATCGGCGAATGCGCACGCCGCGGCAGCCTGGATGCGGCGATCGTGCCGGGCAGCATCGTGGTGAATCCGCTGCCCGAGCGGTTGGCCACGCTGCCGCAGCTGCGCCTTGTGGTGTGCAACGGCAGTGCCGCCGCGCAGGCGTGGCGCCGCCACGTGCAACCGGCGTTGTCGCCGCCGCTGACGCGCCTACCGGTGCAGGCCGTGCCCTCGACCAGCCCGGCCAATGCTGCGTGGTCGCTGCCGCGGTTGTGCGCGGCGTGGCAGCCCGTGCGCGATGCGCTGCGCTAG